A single window of Synechococcus sp. CBW1004 DNA harbors:
- a CDS encoding YlqD family protein produces the protein MADGTTLTIKRTITVRAVVTPRWKEDAERELSNAIVNVDQQLGQLEQEGQLVIDQIRRQSANPLDPRVQEQVASVQQQVAAKRAELEEQKRQLLEQQRQVRELEMEAVVEQGQIESTIDVSVGDNLVEKLQAAILVRDGVIEAIEGA, from the coding sequence ATGGCTGACGGCACCACCCTGACGATCAAGCGCACGATCACGGTGCGGGCCGTCGTCACCCCGCGCTGGAAGGAGGATGCCGAGCGGGAGCTCAGCAACGCCATCGTCAACGTCGATCAGCAGCTCGGCCAGCTGGAGCAGGAGGGGCAGCTGGTGATCGATCAGATCCGCCGCCAGAGTGCCAATCCCCTCGATCCGCGCGTGCAGGAGCAGGTGGCCTCGGTGCAGCAGCAGGTGGCCGCCAAGCGTGCCGAGCTGGAGGAGCAGAAGCGTCAGCTGCTCGAGCAGCAGCGTCAGGTTCGCGAACTCGAGATGGAGGCGGTCGTGGAGCAGGGTCAGATCGAGAGCACGATCGACGTGTCGGTCGGCGACAACCTGGTGGAGAAGCTCCAGGCGGCGATCCTGGTGCGCGACGGTGTCATCGAGGCGATCGAAGGGGCCTGA
- a CDS encoding VOC family protein, translating into MSHPLSLLGLDHVVLRVIDREALADWYVTVLGCRVERVLPQTGLTQLRAGRSLIDLVDGARPAGAGSAPPAAAGHNLDHFCLRLEHFDSEAIQAHLLRHGVPFGAVERRYGADGHGPSLYLQDPEGNRIELKGPPDPDQRELLAEAITGPT; encoded by the coding sequence ATGTCACACCCCCTGAGCCTGCTGGGGCTGGATCATGTGGTGCTGAGGGTGATCGATCGGGAGGCTCTGGCCGACTGGTACGTCACCGTCCTGGGCTGTCGCGTGGAGAGGGTGCTGCCGCAGACCGGTCTGACCCAGCTGCGGGCCGGTCGCAGCCTGATCGATCTCGTCGATGGGGCCCGGCCCGCGGGGGCCGGCTCCGCACCCCCGGCCGCCGCTGGCCACAACCTGGATCATTTCTGTCTGCGCCTCGAGCACTTCGACAGCGAGGCGATCCAGGCGCATCTGCTGCGCCATGGTGTGCCGTTCGGGGCCGTGGAACGCCGCTATGGCGCCGACGGGCACGGTCCCTCCCTGTACCTGCAGGACCCGGAAGGCAACCGCATCGAGCTCAAGGGGCCGCCGGATCCCGACCAGCGTGAACTCCTGGCCGAGGCGATCACAGGCCCCACGTAA